The Streptomyces sp. NBC_00162 genome window below encodes:
- a CDS encoding FdhF/YdeP family oxidoreductase yields the protein MATKPPAGDPVQDAPQVASPKRAAAGLPAIGHTLKIAHQQMGLARTARTLLKVNQKDGFDCPGCAWPEGDKRHTAEFCENGAKAVAEEATLRRVTPEFFAAHPLADLATRSGYWLGQQGRITQPMYLPEGGDRYEAVSWERAFAVIAEELTALASPDEALFYTSGRTSNEAAFLFQLFAREFGTNNLPDCSNMCHESSGSALNETIGIGKGSVSLEDLHQAELIIVAGQNPGTNHPRMLSALEQAKSAGAKIISVNPLPEAGTERFKNPQNPLGMFKGTALTDLFLQIRIGGDQALFRLLNKLVIEAGGATDEAFIAEHTHGYEEFAAAAKEADWAETLTATGLTRPEIEQALAMILASKRTIVCWAMGLTQHKHAVATIREVVNLLLLRGDIGRPGAGVCPVRGHSNVQGDRTMGIFERPAPAFLDALDKEFGITSPRGHGFDVVRSIQALRDGEAKVLFAMGGNFVGATPDTEVTEAAIRRASLTVHVSTKLNRSHAVTGRRALILPTLGRTDKDVQESGKQFVTVEDSMGMVHSSRGNLAPASPHLLSEPAIVARMARAVLGTASTTPWEEFERDYATIRHRISRVIPGFEDFNARVARPGGFQLPHAPRDERRFPTKTGKANFTAAPVEYPRIPAGRLLLQTLRSHDQYNTTIYGLDDRYRGITGGRRVVMVNPEDAAELGLADGAYTDLVGEWKDGVERRAPGFRVVHYPTARGCAAAYYPETNVLVPLDSTADTSNTPASKSVVIRFEPA from the coding sequence ATGGCCACCAAGCCGCCCGCAGGTGATCCGGTACAGGACGCGCCGCAGGTCGCGTCCCCGAAGCGCGCGGCCGCCGGGCTGCCCGCGATCGGGCACACGCTGAAGATCGCGCACCAGCAGATGGGCCTGGCCCGTACCGCCCGCACCCTGCTCAAGGTCAACCAGAAGGACGGCTTCGACTGTCCCGGCTGCGCCTGGCCCGAGGGCGACAAGCGGCACACCGCCGAGTTCTGCGAGAACGGCGCCAAGGCCGTCGCGGAGGAGGCGACCCTGCGCCGGGTCACCCCGGAGTTCTTCGCCGCGCACCCGCTGGCCGACCTGGCCACGCGCTCCGGGTACTGGCTGGGCCAGCAGGGCCGGATCACGCAGCCGATGTATCTGCCGGAGGGCGGCGACCGGTACGAGGCGGTCAGCTGGGAGCGGGCCTTCGCGGTCATCGCGGAGGAACTGACCGCCCTCGCCTCCCCCGACGAGGCCCTGTTCTACACCTCGGGCCGCACCAGCAACGAGGCCGCGTTCCTCTTCCAGCTCTTCGCCCGCGAGTTCGGCACCAACAACCTGCCCGACTGCTCCAACATGTGCCACGAGTCCTCGGGCTCCGCGCTGAACGAGACCATCGGCATCGGCAAGGGCAGCGTCTCCCTCGAAGACCTCCACCAGGCCGAGCTGATCATCGTCGCCGGGCAGAACCCGGGCACCAACCACCCGCGCATGCTCTCCGCCCTGGAACAGGCCAAGTCCGCCGGCGCGAAGATCATCTCGGTGAACCCGCTGCCCGAGGCCGGAACGGAGCGGTTCAAGAACCCCCAGAACCCCCTCGGCATGTTCAAGGGCACCGCCCTGACCGACCTCTTCCTGCAGATCCGCATCGGCGGCGACCAGGCCCTCTTCCGCCTCCTGAACAAGCTGGTCATCGAGGCGGGCGGCGCCACCGACGAGGCCTTCATCGCCGAACACACCCATGGCTACGAGGAGTTCGCGGCCGCGGCCAAGGAAGCGGACTGGGCCGAGACCCTCACCGCCACCGGGCTGACCCGGCCCGAGATCGAGCAGGCGCTGGCCATGATCCTGGCCTCGAAGCGCACCATCGTCTGCTGGGCCATGGGCCTCACCCAGCACAAGCACGCCGTCGCCACCATCCGCGAGGTCGTCAACCTCCTCCTGCTGCGCGGCGACATCGGCCGCCCCGGCGCGGGCGTCTGCCCCGTCCGCGGCCACTCCAACGTCCAGGGCGACCGCACCATGGGGATCTTCGAGCGCCCCGCGCCCGCCTTCCTCGACGCCCTCGACAAGGAATTCGGGATCACCTCGCCGCGCGGGCACGGCTTCGACGTGGTCCGCTCCATCCAGGCCCTGCGCGACGGCGAGGCCAAGGTCCTCTTCGCCATGGGCGGCAACTTCGTCGGCGCCACCCCCGACACCGAGGTCACCGAGGCCGCGATCCGCCGCGCCTCCCTGACCGTGCACGTGTCGACCAAGCTCAACCGCTCCCACGCGGTCACCGGCCGGCGCGCCCTGATCCTGCCCACCCTCGGCCGTACCGACAAGGACGTCCAGGAGAGCGGCAAGCAGTTCGTGACCGTCGAGGACTCCATGGGCATGGTCCACTCCTCCCGGGGAAACCTCGCCCCGGCCTCCCCGCACCTGCTCTCCGAGCCCGCGATCGTGGCCCGCATGGCCCGCGCCGTCCTCGGCACGGCCTCGACGACCCCGTGGGAGGAGTTCGAGCGGGACTACGCGACGATCCGCCACCGGATCTCCCGCGTGATCCCGGGCTTCGAGGACTTCAACGCCCGCGTGGCCCGCCCCGGCGGATTCCAGCTCCCGCACGCCCCGCGCGACGAGCGCCGCTTCCCCACGAAGACCGGCAAGGCCAATTTCACCGCCGCGCCCGTGGAGTACCCGCGCATCCCGGCGGGGCGGCTGCTCCTGCAGACCCTGCGCAGCCACGACCAGTACAACACCACGATCTACGGCCTCGACGACCGCTACCGCGGGATCACCGGCGGCCGCCGCGTCGTGATGGTCAACCCCGAGGACGCCGCCGAGCTGGGGCTCGCCGACGGCGCGTACACGGACCTGGTCGGTGAATGGAAGGACGGCGTGGAGCGGCGGGCCCCCGGCTTCCGCGTCGTGCACTACCCGACCGCCCGCGGCTGCGCGGCCGCGTACTACCCCGAGACGAACGTGCTGGTCCCGCTCGACTCCACCGCGGACACCAGCAATACCCCGGCGAGCAAGTCCGTCGTCATCCGCTTCGAACCGGCCTGA
- a CDS encoding branched-chain amino acid ABC transporter permease yields MTTNTTPQTAVAKQGPAPAALLYAVIGGSLLTIVSAFLAWTWTDEFPGDLTYYGSPAPIQTLSLIAGLLTAAFALSALGVKGLRWLTPTGARKPVWVLALGTLAGTWFTVIAIATVLGGFAHLEPGAYVALVGSLIPALAAYKLPDDSHKAATAKQLPSWAEILIITGVFALGLYVITFGIDTDDKEPQLFVTYLLTVGFAGFALLKAGLFDRLGSLTAKHRQVTLLGTAAAAIAFPFIQQSGDTYTLIAVNILIFATVALGLNVVVGLAGLLDLGYVAFLGVGAYAAALVSGSTASAFGIHLPFWAAVIVGALASLIFGVVIGAPTLRLRGDYLAIVTLGFGEIFRIAMGNLDGDSGPDITNGPNGIPNIPHLDLFGWNFGESHTVGGIVLGAYANYYFLMLLVMALVVLIFARAGNSRIGRAWVAIREDETAAEAMGINGFKVKLIAFALGATLAGLAGTVQAHVNSTVVPENYVFAGPVPPNSAFLLAAVILGGMGTIRGPILGAALLFLIPAKLAFLQDYQLLAFGIALILLMRFRPEGLIANKRAQLEYHDDTADQAPTDLATAKAGA; encoded by the coding sequence ATGACCACCAACACCACCCCGCAGACCGCCGTCGCCAAGCAGGGCCCCGCCCCCGCCGCACTCCTCTACGCGGTCATCGGCGGCAGCCTCCTCACCATCGTCAGCGCCTTCCTCGCCTGGACCTGGACCGACGAGTTCCCCGGCGACCTGACCTACTACGGCAGCCCGGCGCCCATCCAGACCCTCAGCCTGATCGCCGGACTCCTCACCGCCGCCTTCGCGCTCTCCGCGCTCGGCGTCAAGGGCCTGCGCTGGCTCACCCCCACCGGCGCCCGCAAGCCCGTCTGGGTCCTCGCGCTCGGCACCCTCGCCGGCACCTGGTTCACGGTCATCGCCATCGCCACGGTCCTCGGCGGCTTCGCCCACCTGGAACCCGGCGCCTACGTCGCCCTCGTCGGCTCGCTCATCCCGGCCCTCGCCGCGTACAAGCTCCCCGACGACAGCCACAAGGCGGCCACCGCCAAGCAGCTGCCCTCCTGGGCCGAGATCCTCATCATCACCGGCGTCTTCGCCCTCGGCCTCTACGTCATCACCTTCGGCATCGACACCGATGACAAGGAACCGCAGCTCTTCGTCACGTACCTGCTCACCGTCGGCTTCGCGGGCTTCGCCCTCCTCAAGGCCGGCCTCTTCGACCGGCTCGGCAGCCTCACCGCGAAGCACCGCCAGGTCACGCTCCTCGGCACCGCGGCCGCCGCGATCGCCTTCCCGTTCATCCAGCAGAGCGGCGACACCTACACGCTCATCGCGGTCAACATCCTGATCTTCGCGACCGTCGCCCTCGGCCTCAACGTCGTCGTCGGCCTCGCCGGCCTCCTCGACCTCGGCTACGTCGCCTTCCTCGGCGTCGGCGCCTACGCCGCGGCCCTGGTCTCCGGCAGCACCGCCTCCGCCTTCGGCATCCACCTCCCCTTCTGGGCGGCGGTCATCGTCGGCGCACTCGCCTCGCTCATCTTCGGCGTGGTCATCGGCGCACCGACCCTGCGCCTGCGCGGCGACTACCTCGCCATCGTCACCCTCGGCTTCGGAGAAATCTTCCGCATCGCCATGGGCAACCTCGACGGCGACTCCGGCCCGGACATCACCAACGGCCCCAACGGCATCCCCAACATCCCCCACCTCGACCTGTTCGGGTGGAACTTCGGGGAGTCCCACACGGTCGGCGGCATCGTCCTCGGCGCCTACGCCAACTACTACTTCCTGATGCTGCTCGTCATGGCCCTGGTCGTCCTGATCTTCGCCCGAGCCGGCAACAGCCGCATCGGCCGAGCCTGGGTCGCCATCCGCGAGGACGAGACCGCCGCCGAAGCCATGGGCATCAACGGCTTCAAGGTCAAGCTCATCGCCTTCGCCCTCGGCGCCACCCTCGCCGGCCTCGCCGGCACCGTCCAGGCACACGTCAACAGCACGGTCGTCCCCGAGAACTACGTCTTCGCCGGGCCCGTCCCGCCGAACTCCGCGTTCCTCCTCGCCGCCGTCATCCTCGGCGGCATGGGCACCATCCGCGGCCCCATCCTCGGCGCCGCACTGCTCTTCCTGATCCCGGCGAAGCTGGCCTTCCTCCAGGACTACCAGCTCCTCGCCTTCGGCATCGCCCTCATCCTGCTCATGCGCTTCCGCCCCGAAGGCCTCATCGCCAACAAGCGGGCGCAGCTCGAGTACCACGACGACACCGCTGACCAGGCCCCCACGGACCTGGCCACCGCCAAGGCGGGGGCGTGA
- a CDS encoding branched-chain amino acid ABC transporter substrate-binding protein, with amino-acid sequence MRHRSLLVLTTVITTGALTLTACGSRDEAKSGDKTDGKKTVVVIGVDAPLTGSLSALGQGIKNSVDLAAKTANKNNEVPGIEFKVEALDDQAVPASGQANATKLVGNKDVLGVVGPLNSGVAQQMQGVFASAKLAQVSPANTNPSLSQGDNWGKGEFKRPFDTYFRTAATDVVQGKFAAQYLFKDAGKKKVFVVDDKQTYGAGLAAIFSDEFKKLGGEVVGTDHVTVKETDFSSTADKVKSSGADSVYFGGQYPEGGLLADQIKKTGAVIPLMGGDGIQDPAFISASGEANEGDLSTSIGYPVEKLPTAKTFIADYQAAGYKDPYAAYGGYSYDAGWAVIQAVKAAVAANNGKLPDDARAKVVEALGKVSFEGVTGKVAFDQYGDTTNKQLTVYKVEGGKWIDVKSDTFNQ; translated from the coding sequence GTGCGACACCGTTCTTTGCTCGTCCTCACCACCGTGATCACCACGGGAGCACTGACCCTCACCGCCTGCGGATCGCGCGACGAGGCGAAGTCCGGGGACAAGACCGACGGCAAGAAGACCGTCGTCGTCATCGGCGTGGACGCCCCCCTCACCGGCTCGCTCTCCGCCCTTGGCCAGGGCATCAAGAACTCGGTTGACCTCGCGGCCAAGACGGCCAACAAGAACAACGAGGTCCCCGGAATCGAGTTCAAGGTCGAGGCCCTCGACGACCAGGCGGTCCCCGCCTCCGGTCAGGCCAACGCCACCAAGCTCGTCGGCAACAAGGACGTCCTCGGCGTCGTCGGCCCGCTGAACTCCGGCGTCGCCCAGCAGATGCAGGGCGTCTTCGCCTCCGCCAAGCTGGCGCAGGTCTCCCCCGCCAACACCAACCCCTCGCTCAGCCAGGGCGACAACTGGGGCAAGGGCGAGTTCAAGCGCCCCTTCGACACCTACTTCCGCACCGCCGCCACCGACGTGGTCCAGGGCAAGTTCGCCGCCCAGTACCTCTTCAAGGACGCCGGCAAGAAGAAGGTCTTCGTCGTCGACGACAAGCAGACCTACGGCGCCGGCCTGGCCGCGATCTTCTCCGACGAGTTCAAGAAGCTCGGCGGCGAGGTCGTCGGCACCGACCACGTCACCGTGAAGGAGACCGACTTCTCCTCCACCGCCGACAAGGTCAAGTCCTCCGGCGCCGACTCCGTCTACTTCGGCGGCCAGTACCCCGAGGGCGGCCTGCTCGCCGACCAGATCAAGAAGACCGGCGCCGTCATCCCGCTCATGGGCGGCGACGGCATCCAGGACCCGGCGTTCATCAGCGCCTCCGGTGAGGCCAACGAGGGCGACCTCTCCACCTCCATCGGCTACCCGGTCGAGAAGCTCCCCACCGCCAAGACCTTCATCGCCGACTACCAGGCCGCCGGTTACAAGGACCCGTACGCCGCCTACGGTGGCTACTCCTACGACGCCGGCTGGGCCGTCATCCAGGCCGTCAAGGCCGCTGTCGCCGCCAACAACGGCAAGCTCCCGGACGACGCCCGCGCCAAGGTCGTCGAGGCTCTCGGCAAGGTCTCCTTCGAAGGCGTGACCGGCAAGGTCGCCTTCGACCAGTACGGCGACACCACCAACAAGCAGCTCACGGTCTACAAGGTCGAGGGCGGCAAGTGGATCGACGTCAAGAGCGACACCTTCAACCAGTAA
- a CDS encoding hotdog fold thioesterase: MGEQHAVKFPQEVLDEYAALGIDLPALFSAGDLGERMDIKILEASAERVVATMPVKGNTQPYGLLHGGASAVLAETLGSVGAMMHGGITKIAVGVDLNCTHHRGVRSGTVTGVATPVHRGRSTTTYEIVISDEQERRVCTARLTCLLRDADQAAAGA, from the coding sequence ATGGGCGAGCAGCACGCAGTGAAGTTCCCGCAGGAGGTCCTCGACGAGTACGCGGCCCTGGGCATCGACCTGCCCGCGCTGTTCTCGGCGGGCGACCTCGGCGAGCGGATGGACATCAAGATCCTGGAGGCCTCGGCCGAGCGGGTCGTGGCCACCATGCCGGTCAAGGGCAACACCCAGCCGTACGGGCTGCTGCACGGCGGGGCCTCCGCCGTGCTCGCCGAGACCCTCGGCTCCGTCGGCGCCATGATGCACGGCGGCATCACCAAGATCGCCGTCGGTGTGGACCTGAACTGCACCCACCACCGGGGCGTGCGCTCCGGCACGGTCACCGGAGTCGCCACCCCCGTCCACCGGGGCCGCTCCACCACCACCTACGAGATCGTGATCAGCGACGAGCAGGAGCGGCGCGTCTGCACCGCCCGCCTGACCTGCCTGCTGCGCGACGCCGATCAGGCCGCTGCCGGAGCCTGA
- a CDS encoding branched-chain amino acid ABC transporter permease gives MHELPQQLANGLALGALYGLIAIGYTMVYGIVQLINFAHGEIFMIGGFGALTAYAILPTGTSLLIAIPVMIVGGALASVLVATAAERFAYRPLRSAPRLAPLITAIGLSIALQQLVWQFYPDAKKAVSFPEFKGAAFKITDSLAIQRADLFVLILAPLCMLALGVFVSKSRSGRAMQATAQDPDTAKLMGINTDRIIVMAFAIGAAFAAVAAVAYGLDKGQINFEMGFILGLKAFTAAVLGGIGNIYGAMVGGVVLGLAEALSIAYIEEIPGMSQLGGGAWSNVWAFVLLIVVLLVRPQGLLGERVADRA, from the coding sequence GTGCACGAACTGCCGCAACAGCTGGCCAACGGCCTTGCCCTCGGTGCCCTTTATGGCCTCATCGCCATCGGGTACACCATGGTCTACGGCATCGTCCAGCTCATCAACTTCGCCCACGGCGAGATCTTCATGATCGGCGGCTTCGGCGCGCTCACCGCCTACGCCATCCTCCCGACCGGCACCTCCCTGCTGATCGCGATACCCGTCATGATCGTCGGAGGCGCACTCGCCTCGGTCCTCGTCGCCACCGCAGCCGAACGCTTCGCCTACCGCCCCCTGCGCAGCGCCCCCCGGCTCGCCCCGCTCATCACCGCAATCGGCCTCTCGATCGCGCTCCAGCAGCTTGTCTGGCAGTTCTACCCGGACGCCAAGAAGGCCGTCAGCTTCCCTGAGTTCAAGGGCGCCGCCTTCAAGATCACCGACAGCCTGGCCATCCAGCGCGCGGACCTCTTCGTCCTCATCCTCGCCCCGCTCTGCATGCTCGCCCTCGGCGTCTTCGTCTCCAAGAGCCGCAGCGGCCGCGCCATGCAGGCCACCGCGCAGGACCCCGACACCGCGAAGCTCATGGGCATCAACACCGACCGCATCATCGTCATGGCCTTCGCCATCGGTGCCGCGTTCGCCGCCGTCGCAGCCGTCGCCTACGGCCTCGACAAGGGCCAGATCAACTTCGAGATGGGCTTCATCCTCGGACTGAAGGCCTTCACCGCAGCCGTCCTCGGCGGCATCGGCAACATCTACGGCGCCATGGTCGGCGGCGTCGTCCTCGGCCTCGCCGAGGCCCTCTCGATCGCCTACATCGAAGAGATCCCCGGCATGTCGCAGCTCGGCGGTGGAGCCTGGTCCAACGTCTGGGCGTTCGTACTCCTCATCGTCGTCCTCCTCGTGCGGCCACAAGGCCTGCTCGGCGAGCGCGTCGCGGATCGGGCGTGA